The following proteins come from a genomic window of Chitinivibrionales bacterium:
- a CDS encoding response regulator, which translates to MAEKNPFRILLVDDEPGIRKILRLFLELEGYTVFEAITANQAMQVVKKEKPHLIILDVILFGQTGFDVCEWVKSNPETKDIIIFLFTALNQEHDYREGQRLGCDLYLTKPQNPKDIVEKVREYLQAKAGPGAANAD; encoded by the coding sequence GTGGCCGAGAAGAATCCGTTCCGCATCCTGCTTGTCGATGATGAGCCCGGCATCCGGAAGATCCTGCGGCTGTTCCTCGAATTGGAGGGATATACGGTCTTCGAGGCCATCACCGCGAACCAGGCCATGCAGGTGGTGAAAAAGGAAAAGCCGCACCTCATCATCCTCGACGTGATTCTGTTCGGCCAGACGGGGTTTGACGTGTGCGAATGGGTGAAGAGCAACCCGGAAACAAAGGACATCATCATCTTTCTTTTTACCGCCCTCAACCAGGAGCACGATTACCGCGAGGGACAGCGCCTCGGCTGCGACCTGTACCTCACCAAGCCGCAGAACCCGAAGGACATCGTGGAAAAAGTCCGCGAGTACCTTCAGGCAAAGGCGGGCCCCGGCGCAGCGAACGCCGATTGA
- a CDS encoding nucleoside deaminase, with the protein MLDAQYFMNAAYQEAVKAFDEGEVPVGAVVEKGGRVIGRGYNRMEKLSDATAHAEIVAIGAASTLLETWRLAGCTLYVTLEPCVMCLGAALQARMDAVVYAAPDPRCGAIDTFFHRQELERAYRYFPKITSGVIKEECSQLLKSFFKDKRDKPAKPDR; encoded by the coding sequence TTGCTGGACGCCCAATATTTTATGAACGCCGCGTATCAGGAGGCCGTCAAGGCCTTTGACGAAGGCGAGGTGCCGGTGGGCGCGGTGGTGGAAAAGGGCGGCCGGGTCATCGGCCGGGGCTACAACCGCATGGAAAAACTGTCCGACGCCACCGCCCATGCCGAAATCGTGGCCATCGGCGCCGCGTCAACGCTTCTTGAAACGTGGCGGCTTGCGGGCTGCACCCTGTACGTGACGCTCGAGCCCTGCGTCATGTGCCTCGGCGCTGCTTTACAGGCAAGAATGGACGCCGTCGTGTATGCCGCCCCCGACCCGCGCTGCGGCGCCATCGACACGTTCTTCCACCGGCAGGAACTGGAGCGAGCGTACCGGTATTTTCCGAAAATCACGTCGGGCGTGATAAAGGAGGAATGTTCGCAGTTGTTAAAATCGTTTTTCAAGGATAAAAGGGATAAACCCGCCAAACCTGATCGTTGA